Proteins from one Aspergillus nidulans FGSC A4 chromosome VIII genomic window:
- a CDS encoding uncharacterized protein (transcript_id=CADANIAT00002198), which produces MIGLRPLNRMIKRTFFLHSKPFQFPSQFASPVPQHEVIDEEACPGYNPKHVYPAKPGEILANHYQLLVKIGWGTRSTVWLAKDLKSSLDAYHERDIEEHISRQSPIHHGRGIIRTCLDSFEVTGPDGSHLCLAYEPMREPLWILRKRFVDWRLPLSIAKAYLLILLAGLDYLHSECRVVHTGEYFVLSSPLNIITPMRITDTFFQLDLKLDNILITFANQDILLNFVKEQTTNMPMQCKTDPTSGRTIYRCHNDFGSLNWGELQKMLPNIVDFGLAARSESDHQGQVRNETVGSHPIQPDHYRAPEVILGCPWSFSADIWNIGVLAWDIIENTELFLHVHDSQGRYDPKTHLAEMIALLGPPPKELLAQSHAMADISWPNPIKNETGKLCRNGREYFNGPFFDENCKRTDPQLPCFPTNLIVVAAQDESGELTRTTSFESAALGWGANMASESSSDSREPGRT; this is translated from the exons ATGATCGGTTTGCGGCCATTGAATCGTATGATAAAGCGGACGTTCTTCCTTCACTCCAAACCTTTTCAATTTCCGTCTCAGTTTGCTTCTCCAGTTCCCCAGCACGAAGTTATTGACGAAGAGGCCTGTCCGGGTTACAACCCGAAACATGTCTACCCTGCTAAGCCAGGAGAGATACTTGCCAATCACTATCAACTATTGGTGAAGATTGGTTGGGGAACACGTTCAACCGTATGGCTGGCGAAGGATTTAAAAAG CTCTCTCGATGCTTATCATGAGCGCGATATCGAAGAACATATATCCCGACAAAGCCCCATACACCACGGCCGTGGTATCATCCGAACCTGCCTGGATAGCTTCGAGGTGACTGGTCCAGATGGGAGTCATCTATGTCTAGCATATGAACCAATGCGGGAGCCCCTTTGGATACTTCGGAAACGTTTCGTTGACTGGAGGCTCCCCCTTTCAATCGCAAAGGCATAccttctcattcttcttgcAGGTCTTGACTATCTCCACTCAGAATGCAGGGTTGTACATACTGGCGAGTATTTTGTCCTCAGTTCTCCACTTAACATCATCACTCCTATGCGGATTACTGATACTTTTTTCCAGTTAGACTTGAAGCTCGACAATATTTTGATAACGTTCGCGAACCAAGACATTCTCCTCAACTTTGTCAAGGAACAGACCACCAATATGCCTATGCAATGCAAGACTGATCCGACGAGCGGACGTACCATCTACCGTTGTCACAATGATTTCGGGTCCCTGAATTGGGGAGAGCTTCAGAAAATGCTCCCTAACATTGTTGACTTTGGGTTAGCAGCTCGCTCTGAAAGTGATCACCAGGGTCAAGTGAGGAACGAAACAGTTGGTTCTCATCCAATACAGCCGGACCATTACCGTGCGCCTGAAGTTATTCTTGGCTGCCCATGGAGTTTCAGCGCGGATATATGGAATATCGGCGTTTTG GCGTGGGATATAATCGAGAACACCGAACTATTCCTCCATGTGCATGATAGTCAAGGCCGTTACGATCCCAAAACACATTTAGCGGAAATGATTGCACTACTTGGCCCCCCGCCGAAAGAGTTACTAGCACAGTCGCATGCTATGGCAGACATCAGTTGGCCTAATCCTATCAAGAATGAGACAGGCAAGCTCTGCAGGAACGGGCGAGAGTATTTCAATGGGCCTTTCTTCGATGAAAATTGTAAACGAACAGATCCACAATTACCTTGCTTTCCCACTAATCTTATTGTTGTGGCAG CGCAGGATGAGAGTGGAGAGCTCACCC GCACGACGTCCTTTGAGTCTGCTGCGCTAGGCTGGGGCGCAAACATGGCCTCCGAGTCATCATCTGACAGTAGAGAGCCCGGCCGAACCTGA
- a CDS encoding uncharacterized protein (transcript_id=CADANIAT00002199) → MTTVDATWVERTTEKAVDEAPGLAGKVDSGKVHGDPHPTPKTGDPFPASISLGINDIEGQNRVVLACLSRRYCQVFEDIWRGQSRRRPERSEGGQCFEVIVK, encoded by the exons ATGACAACCGTCGATGCCACCTGGGTTGAGCGTACCACAGAAAAAGCAGTAGATGAGGCTCCTGGACTCGCCGGCAAAGTTGACAGCGGAAAGGTCCA CGGAGACCCTCATCCAACGCCTAAAACCGGGGACCCATTTCCTGCGTCGATCTCTCTTGGCATAAATGACATTGAGGGACAGAACCGTGTTGTACTCGCATGTTTATCCCGACGGTATTGTCAAGTTTTCGAAGACATATGGCGAGGTCAAAGTCGACGCCGACCCGAACGCTCCGAAGGAGGACAGTGCTTCGAAGTAATTGTCAAATGA
- a CDS encoding uncharacterized protein (transcript_id=CADANIAT00002197), producing the protein MPSTSPISIVYFTALLGLVSTTLAFPTFTPTEPLSKRIALTCNNDGGLYRPVSEAQACVDYLLTKSTDDCVVSGDETVFCQAGDTVITGSRTGKGGESSLCRDVAKGAQRIIDSCTTPEGYVGGFNAAEGNGALIVSIHRR; encoded by the exons ATGCCCTCGACCTCCCCCATCTCTATTGTGTACTTCACAGCCCTTCTCGGGCTCGTCAGCACAACCCTTGCCTTCCCAACATTTACGCCCACGGAACCCCTCTCGAAACGCATAGCTCTCACCTGCAACAATGATGGCGGCCTCTACCGTCCCGTATCGGAAGCCCAAGCCTGCGTCGACTACCTTTTGACTAAGAGCACCGATGACTGCGTCGTTAGCGGCGACGAGACTGTCTTCTGTCAAGCCGGCGATACTGTGATCACGGGGAGTAGGACGGGGAAGGGTGGTGAGAGTTCACTTTG TCGGGATGTTGCGAAGGGTGCTCAGAGGATCATTGATAGTTGTACCACGCCTGAGGGGTACGTTGGAG GGTTTAACGCTGCAGAAGGGAATGGTGCTCTGATTGTCTCAATCCACCGCAGGTAG